Sequence from the Bos javanicus breed banteng chromosome 11, ARS-OSU_banteng_1.0, whole genome shotgun sequence genome:
GGAAAAGGCGGCCCGTCTCCGCCGTTTTGGATTGCGTTCCAAAACTTTCCTGTTTCCTGTCCGCTGCACGCCTCTTTCTGAGTCTCGGTCCACTTCAACTTGCATGCTCAGTGCAAAAGTGAGGCCAGGAGTGAGAGGAGAGCGCGGAGCGCAGAGAGCGAGCAGGAGCGCGAGCGGAGGACGCAGGAAGGCCGGCAGCAGGGCAGGCAGCTGGCAGCGCAGGCGGCAGGCAGGCCGCGGCGGCCCTAGGGCGCGGCCTCGGGGTTCCTAGCGGCTGCAGCTCGACTCTCGCCCCTGAGGCGCTGTGTCCCCTGCCCCGGCCTCCCGCTAACGCTCCTGCTCGCACTGCAGGCGGAGAAGGTGCTGCAGTTCGACCCGGGGACCAAGAACGTGACGGCGCTGCTGCTGGAGGCGCGGGAGCTGGAGGCCCGGGTCATCATACTCTCCGCCAGGTGAGGCCAGGCTGGGCCGTCCACCCCGGCCCCCTCGGGGCCAGGCCCAGGGTGCGCCCTGCTGGTGTAGGGCTTTGCCTCCCAaacgccccctgccccccacacgcacacacagggcCTTGAGGACAGCAGAGGGATAAGCCCCTGCCCTTAAGAAGGCAGAGGTGGTCTGGGCAGTAGTGGCTGACCGGGGTTCCGGGAGCTGGTCAGGGAGGGGTCCCAGGGAGGGGACGAGGGGCCTGCAGAGAAGGCCCACGGCAGGGAGAGGCCGGGGCCCTGGGGTGGAAGGGTTGGAGCGGCCGGACTAGGCAGCTACGAGAAGAGAACCGGTTAGGGACCTAACCCCTGGCTGCTGCTGGAGGGGCCTGGCCCCACCGTGACCTTGGAGCTGAGCCCCAGTAAAAGCCTGCCTTTGTGCAAATGCCTCTGTCCTGCGAAGGGAAGGCCAAGCCGCCAGAAATAGGAAACGGCAGTGCCCTGCCCCGTGGGACATGGGGGGCCTGGGAGACCCACCCCACTGTCCGCCTGTCCCAGAAGCTTTGCAGGCTCCAGTGGGGGTGAGACCCGGGGTGCCCCGCCTCCCGTCTCCCCGGGATGGAGCCTGCTCCTTGGGCTGGAAGGCagtgagcaggcactaatccccGACCAGGCACACACAgcacacgcactcacacacatcCACTGAACACACAGCACCCACATGCTGTCCACACATGcactgcacacacatgtgcacgcgACCCGCTTCTCTGCCCTCGTGTACACATGTATGTGCCACATACACaggacactcacacacacatacaagcacaccgccacacaccacacacgcacgcactcacaggacactcacacacacaggcaaccgccacacaccacacacacacatactcacaggacactcacacatacacacaggcacaccgccacacaccacacacgcacactcacaggacactcacacacacacacaggcacaccgccacacaccacacacgcacactcacaggacactcacacacacataggcaaccgccacacaccacacacacacactcacaggacactcacacatacacacaggcacaccgccacacaccacacacgcacgcactcacaggacactcacacacacacaaccgccacacaccacacacgcacactcacaggacactcacacacacacacaggcacaccgccacacaccacacacacacatactcacaggacactcacacatacacacaggcacaccgccacacaccacacacgcacactcacaggacactcacacacacacacaggcacaccgccacacaccacacacacacatactcacaggacactcacacatacacacaggcacaccgccacacaccacacacgcacactcacaggacactcacacacacatacaagcacaccgccacacaccacacacacacatactcacaggacactcacacatacacacaggcacaccgccacacaccacacacacacatactcacaggacactcacacatacacacaggcacaccgccacacaccacacacacacactcacaggacactcacacacacacacaggcacaccgccacacaccacacacacacactcacaggacactcacacacacacaaccgccacacaccacacacgcacgcactcacaggacactcacacacacacaggcaaccgccacacaccacacacgcacgcactcacaggacactcacacacacacacacacacaggcacaccacaacacaccacacacacacgcactcacaagacactcatacacacacaggcaaccgccacacaccacacacacacacactcacaagacactcatacacacacacaggcaaccgccacacaccacacacacacgcactcacagaacactcacacacacacacacaggcacaccgcCACACACCACACATGCACGCGCTCACAGGACACTCATATACACACAGGCAAccgccacacaccacacacacacacactcacaggacactcatatacacacaggcacaccgccacacaccacacacacacacactcacaagacACTCGAACACACAAACAGGCACACCtcaacacaccacacacacacacactcacaggacactcatatacacacaggcacaccgccacacaccacacacacacacactcacaggacactcgaacacacacaggcacaccgccacacaccacacacacacgcactcacaggACACTCGACCATACACAGGCACAccgccacacaccacacacacacacactcacaggacactcatatacacacaggcacaccgccacacaccacacacacacacactcacaggacaCTCGACCATACACAGGCACAccgccacacaccacacacacacactcacaggacattcacacacacacacggaggcacaccgccacacaccacacacacacgcactcacaggacactcatatacacacaggcacaccgccacacaccacacacacacacagtcataaaACACTTGAAcacatacaggcacacctcaacacaccacacacacacgcactcacaggacactcacacacacacacaggcaattgccacacaccacacacacacacactcacaggatACTCGAACACACACAGGCAACCGCCACACaccaaacacacacgcacacacaagacactcatatacacacaggcacaccggcacacaccacacacgcacgCAATCACAAGACACTcgaacacacacaggcacacctcaacacaccacacacacacactcacaggacactcacacacacacacacacacacacaggcacaccacacacacacgcacgcacaagacactcaaacacatacaggcacaccgccacacatcacacacacacacactcacaggacactcacacacacacacacaggcacaccgccacacaccacacacacacacactcacaggacactcacacacacacacacaggcacaccgcCACACacgacacacgcacacacactcacaggacactcacacacacacaggcaaccgccacacaccacacacacacacactcacaagacactcatacacacacacaggcacactgccacacaccacacatacacacactcaagaCACTCGTACCCACACAGGCACAccgccacacaccacacacacacactcacaaacacgtGCTCACCTAGACACATGAGCAGACACACCACACCGGCACACGCCCCACAGCAGCACACATGTGCTCACAAACATAGACGTGTGTGCCACACAGCGCACAGGCCCTGCGCATGCACATACACTGCCCACCGAGGCACAGCGTTCACCAACCACATGCCCACCTCTTGAATCCACTCACGGCCTCTGGATTTCAAGTGGGAAGGAATCCGTGCCCTCACACACAGGACCTTGGAGCAGAGAGGCCAGAGTCCCACGGCAGGAGGAAACCAGCCGGCCCGGCACAGTCCCCCCCTGGAGCCCAGGGATGCCAGCAGTCCCCTGGGCAGGGCCGCTGCAGCCCTGGCTCACCCTGTCCCCAACCCGACACCCCCGTCTCCTCCTCACGAAGTCTGTTGAGAGCATTTTGCAGAGAAACCTCGTTAAGCCAGTCTTAACTTTTGACCAGTTTTCTATTGAGCATGTCAGAATTTCTAATTTGtttccaaaactttttttaaaagtaatcctCCTGAAATTGTCTTTACTGGGATCAGTTATTTCCATAAAACCGTTTGACGTCGATCAGGCTTTTGTCTGCAACTGCTTTCCTGAAGGTATCGATTTACACAGACACAAGCGTAGGTGTGTGCTCACCACCAAGTCCAACCTCACAGACTTGGATGGTGTCAAGCAAACGGGCCTCTCCACCAGGCCTTGGGGGTGCCGCGCCCCGACATGCACGCGCTGGTGCTGCCGGCCGTCTTGGCTGGGTGCAGCCTGAAGCACCTCTATTTTGGGTGGCGTTCTTGTTTAAAGCAAACACTGAAGGTTTGGATCTTTCCCTGAGAGAATTGGGGCTGACCCCCTAGGGTCCCTAGGGCTGCCTGGGTTTTCTGCATCAGCCGTTGTAAAAATAACCCCGCCCTCGGACCATCTCCTGAACTGCATTGTCCCCCGCTGCCCATGCATTAGAGAAGCAAAGTGTCCGTCGTGTCCGGGGTCAAGTTCCACCCTGCagggaagaggaggtgggagTGCCATCAGGCCCAGGGTGCTTGTCCTGACCAGGGGGAGCCCAGCCCTAGGGGGCGGGGTCCACAGAGGCTCAGCTGTGAGGAAACACCAAGAGCTCAGGGCAACGTGTGCCTACAAGGTGAGGCCTGTGCTCTGTCCTGCCAGGGGCTCAGCCCTGGCTGGCAGGGAGAGCACCCAGGGCTGGGCACCCAGAGATGCTTGTTCAGACTCCAAAAGGGAGAGCAGGTACCCTCATCCCCTCAGTGGCTTCTGCTGCAAGGCTCAGGGCAGCACCCTGGCACTTGGTCCCAGCAGCATCCAGAAAGGTCCCAGCCTTTCAGTTCACAAGTTCAGGCATGGAACAAGAGGGGTGTGGTTTGCCCAGGAAACTGCAGGAGCACGGGCTCAGGGGTGGATTATCAGACATAGACCTGACCCTCCGCTTCCCACCGTGTACCTTGGCTCCTCAGTCCCTGTCCTGCCAGGGATCATGTTCTGCCTGCCTCACAGGGAGGTTCTGAGAATTAAATACAAAGGTGCATGGAAAGCATTCAGAATAGTGTCTGGTACGGGTGAGCAAGTTATCCATCAATAATGAGCCACCACCATCCGTGTCACCCTAACCCTGTCCACAAGAGCAGGGGGCCAGCAAGAGACCTCTGGCAAGCTCTGGGGGTCTGGGCCCCACCGCATCACTTCGGGGCTAGTCTTCGGGCCCAGGTGCAGTGCCGGCTGAGGAAGGGTCCAGGGTGGGGGCTGCCCCCATCTCTGCAGTGCTTCCAGAGCTCCCTGCAGACGAGGGGCGGGGGGGGAGAGGCAGGGGAAGGACACGCTGTGGAGGGGGACCTGGGAGTCGAGCAGCCGCCGCCGGCCGCGGGTGGGGAGAGCTGGAGTCCTGGCCGTCACCCCGCTCTGCCCCACAGCGAGGACGACGCTGCCACCGTGTACCGCGCAGCCGCGATGCTGAACATGACGGGCTCGGGGTACGTGTGGCTGGTGGGGGAGCGCGAGATCTCGGGGAACGCCCTGCGCTACGCCCCGGACGGTGAGTGCTGGGCTCCCGGATCCCGGTGGGCAGGGGTCCCCCGCGGGCTCTAAGCCAGCTCTCGCCCCAGGCATCATCGGGCTGCAGCTCATCAACGGCAAGAACGAGTCGGCGCACATCAGCGACGCCGTGGGCGTGGTGGCCCAGGCCGTGCACGAGCTGCTCGAGAAGGAGAACATCACCGACCCGCCGCGGGGCTGTGTGGGCAACACCAACATCTGGAAGACCGGGCCGCTCTTCAAGAGGTAGGCGGGGCCACTCTCCAAGAGGTGGGAGGGGCCACTCGGTGGGGCCGCCCCCGGAGATGGGCGGGGCCGCTCTTCCAGGGCGGGCGGGGCCGCCCTCCAGAGTGGGCGGGGCCACTCTTGCAGGGTGCGCGAGCTGATCTAATGCGGACGTGGTCcctttcttcaagaggtgggCAGGTCCGCCCCTCAGGGTGGGCGGGGCCGTTCTCTGAGTGGGTGGGACCGCCGTTCCAAGGTGGGCGGGGCCGCTCTTCAAGAGGTGGGCGGGGCCACTCTTCCAGGGTGGGCGTGTCTGATCCGTCTGAAGCGGGAGGGGCCACTCTTCCAGGGTGGGCGGGGTCGCTCTGAGGTGGGCGGGGCCGCTCCGTCTGAGGGGGTGGGGCCGCTCCGTCTGAGTGGGTGGGGCCGTCCGTCTAGGGTGGGAGGGCCACCGTTCCGGCACCCGAAGAGTCGCTCCAGCCCAGCGTGCTGCGGCTACAAACACAGCCTCCTTCCCCGCTCCTCTCTGTCCCCACTTTGTCTCCATCCTCACCTCCATCCCCGCTGTGATAACCATCTGGTCCATTTCCAACACTGACACCATCGCCTCGAATGTCACAGAAGCATGGCTGCCTCTATTGCCCCTGTCCCCACCTTTAAACACTGCAGCCAACCTGAGACGCCACCCTAGCCACCAGGATGACTAATAGCCCTGGGGAAGAGGATCCTGCCTCAGGCGGTCACTGGGAGCTTCCTCAGGCCCAGGAGGTCAGACAAGGATTTGGGGGATGGCACCCAagcctgcttccctggtgactcagatggtaaagaatccgtctgcgatacaggagacctgggttcgatccctgggttgggaagatcccctgcaggagggcatggcaactcactccagtattcttgcctggagaatccccatggacagaggagtctggagggctacagtccatggggtcttaaagagttggacagactgagtgactaagcgcatcCAAGTCTGCCGAGAGCCAGGGTTGGCAAGATACACAGTCAGTGGCTGCAGCAGGGCAGGAGTTAACACACAGAACCCTGGGCACTGTGCCACTAGTATGGGGAggcccagtccatcaccaacacccaccCCCAAGGAGCAGGTGAAGAGTCCTGGTCCATAGTGCCCACAGCAGGAGCACACACAACTGCAGACATGCAGCACATGTGCACAGAGGCGCATGCGTGTATATGCAGATTCGGAGAGGCTCATGGAACATCACACCTGTGCCACAAGTACATGCACAGGGCTGCACCCCATACAAAGAtcttgtgtgtgcacacatatatgGCCCAGtggacacaccacacacacacacactcacgtgtGCACGTGCAGGAAGATGAGACCTCAACCCAGCCTCTTCCACTCACTGGTGAATGGGCCACCGAGTCCTACCTGGGCTTCTGCCACCTCATCTGTAAAGCTGTGAGAATCAAACGTCCTAGCCCACAGGAACCCCTCAAAACAGGGTCTAGAGCCAAGGAGCTGCTTGGCTGATGTGGCTGTGCTGTCCATCTGGCACCGGCGGACGGGCTCACCATCCAGGCAGCTCACGGTGGGAGCGGGGATTGCATCCCTGATCGTTCCAACCACACTGCCCTCTCCAGGGTTCTGATGTCTTCCAAGTATGCAGACGGGGTGACCGGCCGTGTGGAATTCAATGAGGATGGGGACCGGAAGTTTGCCAACTACAGCATCATGAACCTGCAGAACCGCAAGCTGGTACAAGTGGGCATCTACAACGGTACTCATGTAGGTGGGGGTCatgagggggtgggggctggggcctTAGGGTCCTGGGGCCGAGACCCCTGCGTGGCCACCTCCATCTCATACTCCCACCCCCAGGTCATTCCCAATGACAGGAAGATCATCTGGCCGGGTGGAGAGACTGAGAAACCTCGCGGCTATCAGATGTCCACCAGGTTGAAGGTGGGGGCCCCGCCTCCCTGCCCCAGTCTCTGTATGCCGTAGCCTCCATCCTGTGCCGCGGGTGCAGAGGGGACAGTGAGGGCCCTGAAAGTGACTACAGGTCCTGGGACCAGCCCAGCACCCACAGCCACTGCACACACCTGGCGCGGcggaggggcagggagagggagtgggtgcAGGAGAGGAAGCCCAGTTCCCCGGCCCCTCCTGACCCCATCCCGCTTAAGCCTGGGACAGCCATGTGGACCTGGGCTCCCCTGGGGACGAGGGACAGACGGTTGGTCTTTCTGTGGACTTCAGTACTCTGAGTGCTGAGCCCCAGTCCTAGAGATGATGCCCCCACACTCTTCGGCACTCCTCCAGGTGGTCCCAGCCCACCGCCCACCCTTGGCCTTCCTGGCCTCCTGCTGGGACTGGCTCAGACTGTCCTTCTGAACCGGGTCTCCCCGAGCTGGCCAGCCCCTCTGTGACTCACTGGGCCTCTGGGAGCCCCTCCCCTGGGACCTCATCTCTCACAGCTTCTCTTCCTCATCCCGACTCTGCTACACTCCTTCAGGCTCATCCCAGGATGCCTCCCAAGAGTCCCTCCCACACTGACCCACACCAGCATCAGGCTGGTACCTGAGCTCACCAAAGGCAAAGAGCCTCACACCGTCCTTCTTGTGGTGTCCCCAGGTCCTCTCTTGACCTCCTCTGCTTTCTGAGCTACCCCACCCCCGTGGCCTCTCACCTGGACCTCTTTGTCTGCACTTGCCTACAGGGCACCAACCCTCTCTATGGGCAGAAGGGAGTTCCCCCAAGCCAACGCTCAGGAAAGACGCTTTGTGTTGAAAAGTCTGAGTgtaaaacagacaaaacagatGGCCAAGATGGTCCCCTATAGGCTTTGAGAGCCAGAAGGCCTTTTagaactttttgtgtgtgttcttatttttttgacacaaaattgtttattttcaaattagttctcattggaggatagttgatttacagtgtttgtttcttctgtacagcaaagttactCAATTATACACgcacatatacccactctttttagGTTCTATCCCCATATGGGTCACTGAGCgcacttccctgtgctatgcagtagatcgcatcagttatctattttacgtgtagtagtgtatgtatatgtcaattccaatctcctgGTTTATCCCTTCTCTGtctcactgattttttaaaagcatgagcATATTACTTGTATAATAGAAATGGTGATGAAAGTTTTAAAGGCAAATAAGCCCCTTCAGGGGCTCCCAATCCCCTGCCCTTGGGGGAGCTGGTCACCCTGCAGGAGAAGGGGCCTCTCTCACCAACCCCATTCACCTCGTAGTCTCAACCCCAGCACTATGTCCCCTGGGACCTCTCATCCCGTGCAGTGATTGGCTCAGCTCCGCTGCCTATGTCTATCCTGCCTACTCCCAGCCTTCAGAGCtctgaaggacagagaggagagagtgCCCACCGTGAGCCCCAAGGAGCCCCTGGATTGAAGAGGCCACAGCAGAAGGGCAGCCTCACtgggggagaggcaggcaggcaggataGATGATCAGACAACGACTCCCTGTGGGTGGAGGCTGAGGCCAGGAGAAGCTGGAAGAGCCAACAAGGGCAGTCCCTGCATGTCCCTAGTCCTGGGCAGGCTCTGAGTGAACATGCCCCTGTCTTCATGgcagtgggtgggggcagggggtaggCTTTGGGCTGGGACAGGGAGGTCCTCAGCCTCAAGAAGTCAGAGAAGGGGCTCAGGGCAGACTGGACGTCTGGCAGGCTCCACTGATCAAGGGACTCTTTCGTAGGCCAGGACCTGAAGGAAAAGTGGCCGAGAGAAGGCACAGTGTTCCAGGAGGCCAGGCACCCTCTGCACACTGGGCGAAGCGTTAGGTTCTGGCGCCCCTCCTGGGGGCAGCAGGCTGATCGCTGCCAGAGGGGGCCGTAGAGGGTGGTGCAGGAAATGTCAGGGATCTGGGGAGGGGGGCTCCAGGGAAGTCTGTGTGCTGAGAAGAGGGCAGCGCCCAGGACAGCCCAGGGCTGGTGGTCCAGGCCCTGTGTCCCCGCGTCCCCAGATCGTGACGATCCACCAGGAGCCCTTCGTGTATGTCAAGCCTACGCTGAGCGACGGCACGTGCAAGGAGGAGTTCACCGTCAACGGGGACCCGGTCAAGAAGGTGATCTGCACCGGGCCCAATGACACGTCGCCGGGCAGCCGTGAGTGCGGGGCGGGGGCACTGGCTTCGGGGGGCGGGGACCGCGCGCCGGCGAGCCCCTGCTGACCGCGTCCCGCCCCCACTCGCCAGCGCGCCACACGGTGCCTCAGTGCTGCTACGGCTTCTGCGTCGATCTGCTCATCAAGCTGGCGCGGACCATGAACTTCACGTACGAGGTTCACCTGGTGGCCGACGGCAAGTTCGGCACTCAGGAGCGGGTAGGAGTGGTTCCTAGGAGCCGGCGCAGGACCGGGTCCTGCTCCCCGGAGGGTCTTCTGTAGGCGGGGCCTGAGCCTGGGAGGAGTCTGGAGTGGGTGACCCCTGAGATGGGTCGGGGCGGGAGCCTGTATGGGGAGTGGGGCCCGCGGTGTCCGCGTCCCCACCGGCGGTGTCGCCCCACAggtgaacaacagcaataagaaGGAGTGGAACGGGATGATGGGCGAGCTGCTCAGCGGGCAGGCGGACATGATCGTGGCCCCGCTGACCATCAACAACGAGCGCGCGCAGTACATCGAGTTCTCGAAGCCCTTCAAGTACCAGGGCCTGACCATTCTGGTCAAGAAGGTGCGTGGAGGCCCGGCGGGGCGGGAGGGGCGTCCCGGGAGGGCCGGGGCGGCGCTGACGGCCTGTGGCCCCGCAGGAGATCCCCCGGAGCACGCTGGACTCCTTCATGCAGCCCTTCCAGAGCACGCTGTGGCTGCTGGTGGGGCTGTCCGTGCACGTGGTGGCCGTGATGCTGTACCTGCTGGACCGCTTCAGGTGAGTGCGGCCCGGGGACCGGACTCCTCTACCTGCGGGCGGGCGGAGCGGGCGAGGGCCGGGGCAGGCTGCCCCTTCCGCCCTCTCCCGCCCGCCCTTTGCGCCCCCGCAGCCCTTTCGGCCGGTTCAAAGTGAacagcgaggaggaggaggaggatgcgCTGACCCTGTCTTCGGCTATGTGGTTCTCCTGGGGCGTCCTGCTCAATTCAGGCATCGGGGAAGGTGAGGCGACGCCAGGCCAGGGCCCCATCCTGCCCCGCCGCCCGCCCCGAGCTGACGGTCCTCTGCCCGCAGGCGCCCCCAGAAGCTTCTCGGCGCGCATCCTGGGCATGGTGTGGGCGGGGTTCGCCATGATCATTGTGGCCTCTTACACCGCCAACCTGGCAGCCTTCCTGGTGCTGGACCGGCCCGAAGAGCGCATTACCGGCATCAACGACCCGCGAGTGAGGCCGGGCCcgtctgggggctggggagggaggcgcTCAGGCCCTCCGCcccgtggggtggggtggggtggggccggGGAGCAGCCACGAGCCTGGCTCTCTGGCCCCGCAGCTGAGGAATCCCTCGGACAAGTTCATCTACGCGACGGTGAAGCAGAGCTCGGTGGACATCTACTTCCGGCGGCAGGTGGAGCTGAGCACCATGTACCGGCATATGGAGAAGCACAACTACGAGAGCGCAGCGGAGGCCATCCAAGCCGTGCGCGACAagtgagggggcggggcgggagagGGGCGGGGCCACCCAGGTCGCGCGCGACCAATGAGGGGCGGGGCCTGTGACGGGGCGGGGCGGAGCCATCCGGGCCGTGCGCGACGAGTGAGGGAGGGGCAGGCGGGGCGCGAGTGAAGGGCCGGCAGGACAAGCTGGGGGCGTCCACATCCACAGTCAGTGTCCCGGCCGTGTGGGAGCCACGGGGAGGGGGGACAGACGGCGGGTCCCCAGCTGGCAGGAGGAAGGCTCGCGGGGAGCCAGGGC
This genomic interval carries:
- the GRIN1 gene encoding glutamate receptor ionotropic, NMDA 1 isoform X5, which translates into the protein MSTMRLLTLALLFSCSFARAACDPKIVNIGAVLSTRKHEQMFREAVNQANKRHGSWKIQLNATSVTHKPNAIQMALSVCEDLISSQVYAILVSHPPTPNDHFTPTPVSYTAGFYRIPVLGLTTRMSIYSDKSIHLSFLRTVPPYSHQSSVWFEMMRVYSWNHVILLVSDDHEGRAAQKRLETLLEERETKSKKRNYESLDQLSYDHKRGPKAEKVLQFDPGTKNVTALLLEARELEARVIILSASEDDAATVYRAAAMLNMTGSGYVWLVGEREISGNALRYAPDGIIGLQLINGKNESAHISDAVGVVAQAVHELLEKENITDPPRGCVGNTNIWKTGPLFKRVLMSSKYADGVTGRVEFNEDGDRKFANYSIMNLQNRKLVQVGIYNGTHVIPNDRKIIWPGGETEKPRGYQMSTRLKIVTIHQEPFVYVKPTLSDGTCKEEFTVNGDPVKKVICTGPNDTSPGSPRHTVPQCCYGFCVDLLIKLARTMNFTYEVHLVADGKFGTQERVNNSNKKEWNGMMGELLSGQADMIVAPLTINNERAQYIEFSKPFKYQGLTILVKKEIPRSTLDSFMQPFQSTLWLLVGLSVHVVAVMLYLLDRFSPFGRFKVNSEEEEEDALTLSSAMWFSWGVLLNSGIGEGAPRSFSARILGMVWAGFAMIIVASYTANLAAFLVLDRPEERITGINDPRLRNPSDKFIYATVKQSSVDIYFRRQVELSTMYRHMEKHNYESAAEAIQAVRDNKLHAFIWDSAVLEFEASQKCDLVTTGELFFRSGFGIGMRKDSPWKQNVSLSILKSHENGFMEDLDKTWVRYQECDSRSNAPATLTFENMAGVFMLVAGGIVAGIFLIFIEIAYKRHKDARRKQMQLAFAAVNVWRKNLQSTGGGRGALQNQKDTVLPRRAIEREEGQLQMCARHRES
- the GRIN1 gene encoding glutamate receptor ionotropic, NMDA 1 isoform X2, with translation MSTMRLLTLALLFSCSFARAACDPKIVNIGAVLSTRKHEQMFREAVNQANKRHGSWKIQLNATSVTHKPNAIQMALSVCEDLISSQVYAILVSHPPTPNDHFTPTPVSYTAGFYRIPVLGLTTRMSIYSDKSIHLSFLRTVPPYSHQSSVWFEMMRVYSWNHVILLVSDDHEGRAAQKRLETLLEERETKSKKRNYESLDQLSYDHKRGPKAEKVLQFDPGTKNVTALLLEARELEARVIILSASEDDAATVYRAAAMLNMTGSGYVWLVGEREISGNALRYAPDGIIGLQLINGKNESAHISDAVGVVAQAVHELLEKENITDPPRGCVGNTNIWKTGPLFKRVLMSSKYADGVTGRVEFNEDGDRKFANYSIMNLQNRKLVQVGIYNGTHVIPNDRKIIWPGGETEKPRGYQMSTRLKIVTIHQEPFVYVKPTLSDGTCKEEFTVNGDPVKKVICTGPNDTSPGSPRHTVPQCCYGFCVDLLIKLARTMNFTYEVHLVADGKFGTQERVNNSNKKEWNGMMGELLSGQADMIVAPLTINNERAQYIEFSKPFKYQGLTILVKKEIPRSTLDSFMQPFQSTLWLLVGLSVHVVAVMLYLLDRFSPFGRFKVNSEEEEEDALTLSSAMWFSWGVLLNSGIGEGAPRSFSARILGMVWAGFAMIIVASYTANLAAFLVLDRPEERITGINDPRLRNPSDKFIYATVKQSSVDIYFRRQVELSTMYRHMEKHNYESAAEAIQAVRDNKLHAFIWDSAVLEFEASQKCDLVTTGELFFRSGFGIGMRKDSPWKQNVSLSILKSHENGFMEDLDKTWVRYQECDSRSNAPATLTFENMAGVFMLVAGGIVAGIFLIFIEIAYKRHKDARRKQMQLAFAAVNVWRKNLQDRKSGRAEPDPKKKATFRAITSTLASSFKRRRSCKDTQYHPTDITGPLNLSDPSVSTVV
- the GRIN1 gene encoding glutamate receptor ionotropic, NMDA 1 isoform X3 encodes the protein MSTMRLLTLALLFSCSFARAACDPKIVNIGAVLSTRKHEQMFREAVNQANKRHGSWKIQLNATSVTHKPNAIQMALSVCEDLISSQVYAILVSHPPTPNDHFTPTPVSYTAGFYRIPVLGLTTRMSIYSDKSIHLSFLRTVPPYSHQSSVWFEMMRVYSWNHVILLVSDDHEGRAAQKRLETLLEERETKAEKVLQFDPGTKNVTALLLEARELEARVIILSASEDDAATVYRAAAMLNMTGSGYVWLVGEREISGNALRYAPDGIIGLQLINGKNESAHISDAVGVVAQAVHELLEKENITDPPRGCVGNTNIWKTGPLFKRVLMSSKYADGVTGRVEFNEDGDRKFANYSIMNLQNRKLVQVGIYNGTHVIPNDRKIIWPGGETEKPRGYQMSTRLKIVTIHQEPFVYVKPTLSDGTCKEEFTVNGDPVKKVICTGPNDTSPGSPRHTVPQCCYGFCVDLLIKLARTMNFTYEVHLVADGKFGTQERVNNSNKKEWNGMMGELLSGQADMIVAPLTINNERAQYIEFSKPFKYQGLTILVKKEIPRSTLDSFMQPFQSTLWLLVGLSVHVVAVMLYLLDRFSPFGRFKVNSEEEEEDALTLSSAMWFSWGVLLNSGIGEGAPRSFSARILGMVWAGFAMIIVASYTANLAAFLVLDRPEERITGINDPRLRNPSDKFIYATVKQSSVDIYFRRQVELSTMYRHMEKHNYESAAEAIQAVRDNKLHAFIWDSAVLEFEASQKCDLVTTGELFFRSGFGIGMRKDSPWKQNVSLSILKSHENGFMEDLDKTWVRYQECDSRSNAPATLTFENMAGVFMLVAGGIVAGIFLIFIEIAYKRHKDARRKQMQLAFAAVNVWRKNLQDRKSGRAEPDPKKKATFRAITSTLASSFKRRRSCKDTSTGGGRGALQNQKDTVLPRRAIEREEGQLQMCARHRES
- the GRIN1 gene encoding glutamate receptor ionotropic, NMDA 1 isoform X6, which produces MSTMRLLTLALLFSCSFARAACDPKIVNIGAVLSTRKHEQMFREAVNQANKRHGSWKIQLNATSVTHKPNAIQMALSVCEDLISSQVYAILVSHPPTPNDHFTPTPVSYTAGFYRIPVLGLTTRMSIYSDKSIHLSFLRTVPPYSHQSSVWFEMMRVYSWNHVILLVSDDHEGRAAQKRLETLLEERETKSKKRNYESLDQLSYDHKRGPKAEKVLQFDPGTKNVTALLLEARELEARVIILSASEDDAATVYRAAAMLNMTGSGYVWLVGEREISGNALRYAPDGIIGLQLINGKNESAHISDAVGVVAQAVHELLEKENITDPPRGCVGNTNIWKTGPLFKRVLMSSKYADGVTGRVEFNEDGDRKFANYSIMNLQNRKLVQVGIYNGTHVIPNDRKIIWPGGETEKPRGYQMSTRLKIVTIHQEPFVYVKPTLSDGTCKEEFTVNGDPVKKVICTGPNDTSPGSPRHTVPQCCYGFCVDLLIKLARTMNFTYEVHLVADGKFGTQERVNNSNKKEWNGMMGELLSGQADMIVAPLTINNERAQYIEFSKPFKYQGLTILVKKEIPRSTLDSFMQPFQSTLWLLVGLSVHVVAVMLYLLDRFSPFGRFKVNSEEEEEDALTLSSAMWFSWGVLLNSGIGEGAPRSFSARILGMVWAGFAMIIVASYTANLAAFLVLDRPEERITGINDPRLRNPSDKFIYATVKQSSVDIYFRRQVELSTMYRHMEKHNYESAAEAIQAVRDNKLHAFIWDSAVLEFEASQKCDLVTTGELFFRSGFGIGMRKDSPWKQNVSLSILKSHENGFMEDLDKTWVRYQECDSRSNAPATLTFENMAGVFMLVAGGIVAGIFLIFIEIAYKRHKDARRKQMQLAFAAVNVWRKNLQQYHPTDITGPLNLSDPSVSTVV